One Halichondria panicea chromosome 3, odHalPani1.1, whole genome shotgun sequence genomic region harbors:
- the LOC135334373 gene encoding uncharacterized protein LOC135334373 — protein sequence MSEAQSEGLLQESSFSEAEKEAQQLMKDALPPYIVKCFTTAGFDTMQVILKMDVSDEPGNSIEQIEQFISDEHPDLLTSKSKKPPGHRIRIQQFVSELCAKKQSLGKIGHSGHKNKASKRTRLSDTSDTSDNTSDFKDSDQVSIIGIIRHCHWATLAIEDNDINLYDSAYSSISKETMKTIANLAQCKNDSFTVNLMNIKNQTGIADCALYAMAVATCLILKDDPTTVVFHQDELRTHVCQCLEKGTITLFPMKKKRRHVSRVCRTETLSVYCYCRMPDHGQLMVHCSQCDDWFHRCLQKIPDDDIDFICNICSSYNYINYQ from the exons ATGTCTGAAGCTCAGTCTGAAGGATTATTGCAG GAATCTTCATTTTCCGAAGCTGAAAAGGAGGCACAGCAATTAATGAAGGATGCTCTTCCCCCGTACATAGTAAAGTGCTTTACAACCGCAGGATTTGATACAATGCAAGTCATTTTGAAAATGGATGTAAGTGATGAGCCGGGAAATTCGATTGAACAAATAGAACAATTTATCTCTGATGAACACCCTGACCTTTTAACTTCGAAAAGCAAAAAACCACCTGGGCACAGGATTAGAATACAGCAGTTTGTTAGTGAGCTATGTGCTAAGAAACAATCACTTGGAAAGATAGGTCACAGTGGACATAAAAataaagcatcaaagagaacAAGATTAAGTGATACATCAGATACATCAGATAATACTTCAGATTTTAAGGACAGTGATCAAGTTAGTATTATAGGTATCATTCGACATTGCCATTGGGCAACATTGGCGATTGAAGACAACGATATTAATCTGTACGATTCCGCATACTCTTCTATTAGCAAAGAGACTATGAAAACGATCGCCAACTTGGCTCAGTGCAAGAATGACTCGTTTACTGTCAACTTAATGAACATTAAAAATCAAACAGGAATCGCGGATTGTGCTCTGTACGCAATGGCAGTGGCCACCTGCTTGATTCTTAAGGATGACCCAACTACTGTTGTGTTTCACCAAGATGAGCTAAGAACACACGTTTGTCAGTGCCTAGAAAAAGGCACGATAACACTGTTCCCTATGAAGAAGAAGAGGAGGCATGTTAGCCGAGTGTGTAGAACAGAGACTTTATCAGTGTACTGTTACTGTCGCATGCCAGATCATGGCCAACTAATGGTACATTGCAGCCAATGTGATGACTGGTTTCATCGATGCTTACAAAAGATACCTGATGATGATATAGATTTTATTTGTAACATTtgtagtagctataattatattaattatcaGTAG
- the LOC135334377 gene encoding BET1-like protein has translation MAWSDKDRAERFSEELLESENDRRMNSVASKVATLKHIAVDLRSEAKDQNTILGNSGGLFDSAALLLGNSYKRVQGMRRTRGQNCKFMCYFTIFVVVFLILVYFLIGKVISS, from the exons ATGGCTTGGagtgacaaagacagagcag AACGTTTCTCTGAGGAGTTGTTGGAGTCTGAGAACGATCGTCGTATGAACAGTGTGGCCTCAAAGGTCGCCACTCTCAAACAT ATAGCGGTTGATCTGAGATCAGAAGCCAAAGACCAGAACACAATACTGGGCAACAGT GGTGGACTGTTTGATAGTGCGGCTCTGTTACTAGGCAATAGCTACAAGAGAGTCCAGGGAATGCGACGAACTAGAGGACAAAACTGTAAATTCATGTGCTATTTCACTATATTTGTTGTTGTGTTTTTAATTTTGGTCTATTTCTTAATTGGAAAGGTCATATCATCATAG
- the LOC135334372 gene encoding keratin-associated protein 10-7-like, which produces MLCPLCLVCPLCLLCPLCLVCPLCLLCPLCMSTVSAVPVVSSVFAVSVVSSVSVVFSVSAVSVVSSVSTVSAVPAVSSVSVVSLCPLCLLCLLCQLCPLYPCCVLCVSVPAVSVVSSVPAVSSVSAVPAVSSVHAWLLCLLCPLCLCAYCVRCVLCACCVRCVCCVLCVCCACCVHCMCLCICCACCICCVLCVSVPAVSAVSTVSIVFVVSPACVCCVCCACCVCILCPLCRSVVSSVPAVSSCLLCPLCLCVCCVLCACCVRCVCCVLRVCCVLCVCCVCCVCCVLCACTHAEDTTGTAGTTDTEDTTDTEDTEDTTATAGMHSSHMQGTQQTQQSQGTQQAQQTQRTQQTQQAQRHNRHSRHRGHNRHNRHRGHNRHRGHSMQKQRTH; this is translated from the coding sequence atgttgtgtcctctgtgtctggtgtgtcctctgtgtctgttgtgtcctctgtgtctggtgtgtcctctgtgtctgttgtgtcctctgtgcATGTCCACTGTATCTGCTGTGCctgttgtgtcctctgtgttCGCTGTATCTGTTGTGTCttctgtgtctgttgtgttctctgtgtctgctgtgtctgttgtgtcctctgtgtccactgtgtctgctgtgcctgctgtgtcctctgtgtctgttgtgtctctgtgtcctctgtgtctgctgtgccTCCTGTGTCAGTTGTGTCCTCTGTATCCCtgctgtgtcctctgtgtctctgtgcCTGCTGTGTCCGTTGTGTCCTCTGTGCCtgctgtgtcctctgtgtctgctgtgcctgctgtgtcctctgtgcatgcatggctgctgtgtctgttgtgtcctctgtgtctctgtgcCTACTGTGTCCGTTGTGTCCTCTGTGCCTGCTGTGTccgctgtgtctgctgtgttctctgtgtctgctgtgccTGCTGTGTCCACTGCATGTGTCTCTGTATCTGCTGTGCCTGCTGTAtctgttgtgtcctctgtgtctctgtgcctgctgtgtctgctgtgtccaCTGTGTCTATTGTGTTCGTTGTGTCGCCTGcatgtgtctgctgtgtctgttgtgcctgCTGTGTCTGCATATTGTGTCCGCTGTGTCGAtctgttgtgtcctctgtgcCTGCTGTGTCGTCgtgtctgctgtgtcctctgtgtctctgtgtctgttgtgtcctctgtgcctgctgtgtccgctgtgtctgttgtgtcctccgtgtctgctgtgtcctctgtgtttgttgtgtctgctgtgtctgttgtgtcctctgtgcCTGCACACATGCAGAGGACACAACAGGCACAGcaggcacaacagacacagaggacacaacagacacagaggacacagaggacacaacagCCACAGCAGGCATGCACAGCAGTCACATGCAGgggacacagcagacacagcagtCACAGGGGACACAGCAggcacagcagacacagaggacacaacagacacagcaggcacagagacacaacagacacagcagacacagaggacatAACAGACACAAccgacacagaggacacaacagacacagaggacacagcaTGCAGAAACAGAGGACACACTGA
- the LOC135334371 gene encoding mucolipin-3-like, producing MSFEMSKRKGATFSTNYGTTGSDEEGDMLDPPNSIDTLRSRESDEELTLAECCTRTLQVLYNLTLGSCFDCKYGREHVPISSEEDMDINHMKEKLQYHFMNPFEKWNHPTKKQFPGKLLVQVLSIILVTTQLVLFANSKYAVTDFLQANKNTFVQLLVINPAKPAFSNPLPSPIRVLYTNEELFQQLNHTAFQFFHLEHVAVGTYGYQWELLNATNHSIMPHIHLSIRRHESGVIDSTFLLYNVSLNIITDRYNILNTSDPINDALNWEKIQLDLPNVAEINMDLVITSARRLEHEKVAKCFQFNISFHIVNNHDKGIMPVDMSVVTKARACDSSKKIITNMDSFVFADAGSTTVDAIVIIITVISIILCLRSLTSSVLLSKTVHSFFIQKFNWKLKVKHFWPLIDGWLVMITISNVMVIVGSIMKLVIVYLNPDSTDLVDITSIILGLAVFGQWCGILRFLRYMETYNILLITLKVAMPSVLRFGVCVGILYISFLLLGWLVLGPYHPKFRNPTVTSECLFALINGDDVFNTYAQMSDVSTIVWVFSKIYLYVFVALFIYTVLSVFIALISDTYETLNDHWRFRARGLLKDFATDQLGRGRTRLDSHHAIEPILADDDVAAAYEYLRTLDDPETHSVVESELVALPPETVPSSSEPPEQPAPSTDT from the exons ATGTCATTTGAGATGTCCAAAAGGAAAGGTGCTACGTTCTCAACTAATTATGGCACTACTGGCTCTGACGAGGAGGGTGACATGTTGGACCCCCCAAATAGCATAGACACCCTCAGGAGCAGGGAATCAGACGAAGAACTAACACTTGCCGAGTGTTGCACAAGAA cacTCCAGGTCTTGTATAACCTAACTCTTGGGTCCTGTTTTGACTGTAAATATGGTCGGGAGCACGTACCAATCTCCTCCGAAGAGGATATGGATATTAATCACATGAAGGAGAAACTGCAGTACCACTTCATGAACCCTTTCGAGAAATGGAACCATCCAACAAAAAAGCAGTTTCCAGGGAAATTATTAGTCCAGGTGTTAAGTATTATTCTAGTGACAACGCAG CTGGTCCTGTTTGCAAACTCAAAATATGCTGTAACGGATTTTCTACAAGCCAACAAGAACACGTTTGTACAGCTGCTTGTGATTAACCCTGCTAAGCCTGCATTTTCCAACCCTCTGCCCAGTCCAATAAGAGTCCTCTATACCAATGAGGAACTGTTCCAGCAGCTCAACCACACAGCCTTCCAG TTTTTCCACCTGGAGCATGTTGCTGTGGGTACCTATGGATACCAATGGGAACTATTGAATGCTACCAACCACTCGATAATGCCACATATACACCTCAGTATTCGTAGACACGAGTCTGGAGTGATTGACTCCACCTTTCTACTGTACAACGTTTCCCTGAATATTATCACAG ATAGGTATAATATTCTCAACACCTCTGACCCTATCAACGATGCCCTGAACTGGGAGAAAATACAATTAGATCTGCCAAA TGTTGCTGAAATCAACATGGACCTGGTCATAACTTCTGCCCGTCGACTTGAGCATGAAAAAGTGGCAAAGTGCTTCCAGTTTAATATCTCC TTTCACATCGTCAACAATCATGATAAGGGAATCATGCCAGTGGACATGAGTGTGGTCACTAAAGCAAGAGCATGTGATAGCTCAAAGAAAATCATCACAAATATGG ATTCATTTGTGTTTGCTGATGCTGGCTCAACGACTGTGGATGCTATTGTCATCATTATAACTGTCATTTCCATTATCCTGTGTCTTCGCTCACTCACTTCTTCTGTGTTGCTCTCTAAAACTGTTCACTCTTTCTTCATTCAAAAATTCAATTGGAAACTGAAAGTGAAGCATTTCTGGCCGCTGATTGATGGCTGGTTGGTAATGATCACCATCAGCAATGTGATGGTCATTGTTGGCTCTATCATGAAACTAGTCATTGTTTATCTG aacccCGACTCGACAGATTTAGTGGACATCACAAGTATCATCCTGGGACTGGCTGTGTTTGGCCAGTGGTGTGGAATCTTGAGGTTCCTCAGATATATGGAAACATACAACATATTGCTCATCACACTCAAAGTGGCGATGCCTAGTGTGCTGCGTTTTGGAGTGTGTGTTGGAATCCTTTACATCTCATTCCTACTGCTCGGCTGGCTCGTACTCGGACCCTACCATCCTAAG TTTCGTAACCCCACGGTAACCTCTGAGTGCCTATTTGCTCTTATCAATGGAGACGATGTTTTCAACACTTACGCTCAAATGTCTGACGTGTCTACCATTGTGTGGGTCTTCTCCAAGATATATCTTTATGTCTTTGTGGCACTGTTCATCTACACTGTACTATCTGTGTTCATCGCTCTCATCTCAGACACATATGAGACACTTAAC gaCCACTGGCGGTTTAGAGCACGAGGATTACTTAAGGACTTTGCCACTGACCAGCTAGGGCGTGGTCGAACGAGGCTGGACTCCCACCACGCCATCGAACCTATTCTGGCTGATGATGATGTTGCCGCCGCCTATGAGTACCTCAGAA CTCTGGATGACCCGGAAACTCACTCGGTGGTGGAGTCTGAGCTAGTAGCCCTGCCCCCAGAGACTGTTCCGAGCAGCAGTGAGCCTCCAGAGCAACCCGCCCCCTCAACTGATACAT AA